The window TCGTGATCGATCCGCAGCTCAATCTGATGCTCGTCTTCCGCGATGCCGTCGATCGTTTCGATCGTCTCATTCCGCTTCAGGCGGATGGCGAAGAGGTATTCGCCGTCGAGCGGGAAGTTGTGACGCACGGCGAGCCCGCCATGAGTCGCGAACGGCATGTCGTCGCTGCGCCGGACGTCGCGCCGTTCGTAACCGACCTTGTAGACCTGCATCACCGCCCGATTGTCGGGACTCCCGACCGCGGCGCGGCTGATCTTCGTCGCCGCGGCGATGTAGCGGTCCATCAGCGCCGGCGTAATCGAGAGCACGTCGGCGTTGTTGTCGAAGCCGAAACCCGCCATGTCGCTGGGCAGCAGCGCCTCCCCGTCGATCTCGAGCGCCAGCAGGTCGTAGATGGCGTTGACGTACTCCAGCCGGTTCAGCCGTCGGGAGGCGACGCGGCCCGGGTCGGGGCGTTCGGCGGCGACCCGATCGAGGGCGGATTCCAGCGCGCCGGCGAACGCGTCGATCTCGGCCTCATCGGGACGGGGGCGTCCCTCGGGCGGCATCTGTCCGCTCCGGAGCTTGCGGACGACCCTCTCGAGCGTCTCGGCGTTGCCGGCGATGTCGCCGATGTCGAGCCGGTCGAGCATCAGTCCGGCAGTCTGCAGCCGCTCGTTGTGGCAGGTAACGCAGTAGCGGTCGAACAGTACGCGCTCCGGCGCCTGCGCCGCGGCGGACAGCGGTGACAAGAAAACCGCGGTCGCGCACGCGGCCAGCGCGAGACGCACCGATAGCAGCCTCGCCATAAGCGCAAGTCTACCGCGCACCGCCGGGCGTTTGCTACCCGGGAATCGTGCCGTCCTGCTGCGATTCGGTGGGCGGAGTCGTCTTGCCGACGCGCCGCGCGGATGCTGGTAGGGTCTGGCCATGGACGTCCTCGTAGCGGTTGCCGAAAAACTGCAGGAAAGGACCCGCCCCCTCCGGTTCGACGGCCCCGTCTCCCACGTGTATGCCCCGCTCGACTACGCCTGGGCGCCGCACCGCATGTACCTGGAGCGCTACGGGCGCGGGCCGCGGGAGATTCTCTTCGTCGGCATGAATCCCGGCCCGTTCGGAATGGCGCAGACCGGCGTGCCGTTCGGGGACGTGACGATGGTGCGGGACTGGCTCGGCATCGAGGCGCCGGTGGGGCGGCCGGAGCGCGAACATCCGCGGCGGCCCGTGCTCGGCTTCGGGATTGGTCGGGGAGAAGTGAGCGGCGCGCGTCTCTGGGGCTGGGCCCGGGACCGTTTCGGGACGCCGGAGCGCTTCTTTCGGCGCGCCTTCGTGTGGAACTACTGTCCCCTGTGTTTCGTCGACGACGGCGGGCGCAACGTCACCCCCGACAAGCTGCGTCCCCGCGAGGCGCGCGAGCGGCTGTTCGCGATCTGCGACGAGGCGCTGGCCGCGACGGTGGAGCACCTGCGGCCCGCCGTGGTGGTGGGCGTCGGCCGGTTCGCGGCCGACCGCGCCCGCCCGATCGCGGAAGCGGCCGGCGCACGATGCGGCGCCGCGCCCCATCCGAGCCCGGCCAGCCCGGCCGCGAACCGTGGTTGGCCTGGGATCTTCGACGCCGCCCTTCGCGAGCTGGATGTCGACATATAGTGAGTCGTGGCCGCGGGCCGCAATCCAAGAGGGAGACGAGCCATGCGATTCGCTATCCGAAGACGGTTGTCGCTGCGTCGATCGAGGATTGCTGCCGGGGCCTTCGCGGCGTTCGCGGTGACGGCGCTGCTTGCGGCCCCGGCACTGGCCCAGGCACCCGACCGGAGCCCCGCCGCGGACTGGCCGACCTACAACCGCGACCTGGCGGGGACACGCTACTCGCCCCTCGACCAGATCAACACCAGCAACGTCGGCGAGCTGCAGGAAGTCTGGTCGTACCGCTTCCATCCCGAGGACGGCTTCATCGAAGGCCCGAGTCCGGCGGAGCTCTTCCAGCAGGTCACGCCCATCGTGGTGGACGGCGTCATGTACCTGGCCGCCGGCAACCGCGTGGTCGCCCTGCGGCCGGAGACCGGCGAGGAGATCTGGCGGCACGAGCTGAGCGAGGGGCTGGCGTCGTTCCGCGGCGTCGCCTACGGGCCGGCCACCGACGCCCACGAGGCCCGCATCTATTTCACCAGCCTGTCGAAGGTCATCGCTCTGAAGGCGGCGACCGGCGAGCGCGACGCCGCGTTCGGCGACGGGGGAGAGGCGGCGCTGCGCATCCCCTACACCGGCGTGCCGGTTATCTACGACGACACCCTGATCCTCGGATCGAGCGCCTTCGGACCGGGGCAGCTGCACATCGCGCCCCACTTGAACCAGCCGCGGGGCGGGGGAGAGCCTACGCGGGCCTGGCCGCGGGCTATCGACGCGACGACCGGCGCCCTGCTCTGGGAATTCCCGACCCTGCCCACGGAGAACGACTTCGGCAGCGAGACGTGGGGCAACCAGAGCTGGCGCAACCGCATCGGAAACAACGTGTGGGCGTTCACGCTCACCGTCGACGAAGAGCGGGGCCTCGTCTACATGCCCGTCAGCAGTCCCGGCTCGAACTTCTATGGCGGCGACCGCCCCGGTTCCAACCTCTTCGCCAACTCGACCATCGCCATCGACATCCGGAGCGGCGAGCTCGCGTGGTACTTCCAGAACATCCACCGCGAGCTGTGGGACTACAACCTGCCGCCGGCGCCCGGCCTGCTCGACATCGAGCGCGACGGCGAGGTCATTCCCGCCGTCGCACAGGTCGGCAAGTCGGGCTGGATGTTCATCCTGAACCGGGTGACCGGCGAGCCGATCCACGGGATCGAGGAGCGGCCGGTGCCCGTCGGCGACGTGCCCGGCGAGCAGTACTCGCCGACCCAGCCCTTTCCCCTCGCGCCGCCCGCGGTCTCGCGGGTCAGCGTCGGCCCCGACGACATCGTGACGCCCGACGACACCACTCCAGAACACGCGGCCGCCTGCCGCGAGCTGTGGGACACCGTCGGCTACTACAACGACGGGCCGTACACGCCCATCCGGTACCGGCAGGAAGGCACGCCGCCGTCGCTCGTATTCCCCGGCACCGGCGGCGGCGTGAACTGGAACGGGACCGCCTACGATCCCGAGCTCGGCTACCTCTTCGTCAACTCCAAGGACGCGCCGATCAGCGGCTGGATGGTGGAGAACGAAGAGTACGGTCCCGGCGTCGAGGACCAGGTGGCTTTCGTCCGCGAGGCCGGCCCGCCGTTCGAGGCCCCCATCTTCGACGCGGCCGGCGAGCGGCTCGGTGCGCTGCCCTGCTTCAAGCCGCCCTGGGCGAGCCTCTACGCGGTCCACGCGGCCAGCGGCGAGATCGCGTGGCAGGTGCCGCTGGGCATCGACGAGCTCCTGCCCGAGGGCAAGCAGCGCGTCGGCAGCCGGAACGTCGGCGGCGCCATCGTCACCGCGGGCGGCCTCGTGTTCATTGGCGCGACCGTCGACCGCCGCTTCCGGGCGTTCGACTCCCGCACCGGCGAGGAGCTGTGGACGGTCGCGTTCGACTACAACGTCGAGGCGGTCCCCATCACCTACGCGGGCAGCGACGGAAGACAGTACGTGGCGGCGAACGTCTCGGCGCCGGCCAGCGGCGAGCCGCGCGGGAACGAGCGGCTGGTAGTTTTCGCGCTGCCTTGACACCGGCAGGCGCTACGTTGAGGCCGTCGCCGTCGTCCTCGACGGCGTGAGGTTGAACCGTTGACATGCAAGCGCACACTTGCATATCATGGGCCCCTGACATGCAAGCGAGCACTTGCCTGATAATGTTCTTGTGGACGTGTATCGCGCGATCGCTGACCCTACCCGGCGGGCCATCCTGGACGAACTTGTCGATCGGTCAGGCCAGTCGCTCTTCGAACTCTGCGCACGCCTGACCATGAAACACGGCATCAACTCCTCACGGCAGGCGATCACGCAGCACCTGGACGTCCTGGAGGCCGCCGGGCTGATTAGCACGAGGCGCGAGGGAAGGTCGAAGCTCCATTGGTTCGAGGGCGGCCCGCTGAAGGCCATCACGGAGCGTTGGCCGATCTCGACAGATGAAAGGGAGTTTGAAAGATGAGAATTCACCTGGCCAGCGTCCCGGTAGACGACCAACGGAAGGCACTTCGCTTCTACACGGAAACGCTTGGCTTCCAGTTGAAGCACAACATTCCCCTGGGAGAGCACGCCTGGATCACTGTGGTATCCGAGGAGGCTCCGGAGGGGACACAGTTGGTGCTCGAGCCCGATGCCCATCCCGCGGTGCGTCCGTTCAAGAGAGCGCTCGTAGAGGACGGTATCCCCTGGACCTCCTTCGCGGTCGACGACGTCGAAGCCGAACACGAGCGTCTCCTGGCAAGAGGTGTGCGATTCGTACAGCCGCCAACAGACCTCGGGACTGTTATTGTCGCGGTATTCGACGATTCGTGCGGCAACTTGATCCAGATTGCAGAGGAGAAGTGACGGCGAGGTGCTTGCGCCGTAGAGTTTCGCGCCAGCTAAACTTCCAACGCGCCGGGCACGCTTTTGCGCCAGCTAAACTTCCAACGCGCCCGCACGGGCGCGCGTGCTCGCAAGGAGGCAGGAGTGACGACCATGGATGACATCTCGCGACGGACGTTCTTCGGTCGAGCGGCGGCGGGGGCCCTCGGGGCCGCGGCGGGAACGGCTGGTCTGCCCGGCTCGATGCGCGCTCGTGCCCAGACCCAGCGCACGGCGGCGCCGAGCGGTCCTCGCGCCGACTGGCTGGCGCTGACCGACGAGGCCGTGGTGGAACCGGAGCTGCCCATCATCGACCCGCACCACCACCTGTGGGATCGCCCTGGCAACCGCTACCTGTTGGAGGAGTTGCTCGAGGACACGAACACGCACAACGTCCGTCAAACCGTCTTCGTCGAGTGCACGTCGATGTATCGGGCGGACGGTCCGGAGGAGCTCCGTATCGTGGGCGAGACGGAGTTCGTGCAGGGCGTCGCCGCCATGAGCGCGAGCGGCCAGTACGGTGAAACCCGGGTGGCGACCGGGATCGTGGGGTCGGCCGACCTGCTCCTCGGCGACCGCGTGGCGCCGGTGCTCGAGGCGCAGATCGCGGCCAGCCCGCAGCGCTTCCGGGGCGTCCGCCATCGGGCCGCCTGGGCGGAGCCGCCCGTCGTGGCGCGGCGTCCGACCGGACCCGAGCATCTGCTTCTCGATCCCGAGTTCCGTCGTGGCTACGCGCACCTGCGCCCCTACGGACTCACGTTCGAGGGCTGGCTCTATCACACCCACATTGCAGACCTGGCCGACCTCGCGGATGCGTTCCCCGACACGACCATCATCTTCAACCACCTCGGCGGGCCCATCGGGATCGGGCCCTACGCCGGACGCCATGACGAGGTCTTCGAGGTCTGGAGGCCAGCCGTGACCGAGCTGGCCCGACGTCCGAACGTGGTGGCGAAGGTGGGTGGGATCCAGATGGTCGTTAACGGCTACGGCTGGCACGAGCGCGACCGGCCGCCGACCTCGGACGAGTTGCTCGAGGCCAACGGCGACTGGTATCGCCACATCATCGAGGCGTTCGGGCCGCAGCGCTGCATGTTCGAGAGCAACTTCCCGGTCGACAAACTGTCGTGCTCGTACACCGTGCTCTGGAACCAGTTCAAGAAGCTGACGCGGGGGTTCTCGGCCGACGAGCGGGCGGCGATGTTCCACGACACCGCGTTACGGGTCTACCGGCTCCCGCGGGTCTGACAAGGCAAGAGACGACGGTCGACACCGGAACCGCTACTCGGTCCGCAACGCCACGATCGGGTCCACGCGTGTGGCCCGGCGAGCCGGGACGTAGCAGGCAAGCGCGGCAATGGCGAGCAGAAGTGTCGGGGCGAGCACGAGCGTCAGCGGATCGACCGGGCTGACCGCGTACAACATGCCGGCAATCAGACGCCCGAAGGCGACGACGAGCACGAGCCCCAGGACGATACCCGCAATGGCTGGTCTCAAGCCGCGGGCGAGGATCTCGCGGACGATGCCGTCGGACGTCGCACCGAGCGCCCGGCGGACACCGATGTCGCGCGTCTGGTGGCTCACGATGTACGACAGCACGCCGTAGAGACCGACGGCGGCCAACACGAGCGCCAGCGCCGCGAAGCTGCCGAACAGCGCACCGGCGAGACGACGTTGCCAGATTCGATTCTCGACTCGACGGTCATAGGTCTGCACGTCCAGGAACGACTGGTTGGGATCCGTCTCCCCGACAATCGCCGTCGCCGCCCGGGCGATGATCATCGGATCGCCCCTGGTGCGAATGACGTAGTACGGACCCCTGGTCCCGACCTGGGCCTGCGCGCGATAGAGCTCGAATCCCGGCTCGCCGTCGAGCTCGTGGTGGAGTACTGGGGCCGATACGCCGACCACCGTCCACCAGACATGCGGTCGCCCCGTGCTCTCGAGTTGCAGCCGTTGGCCGATTGGATCGCCACCGGGCCAGAGCCGGTCGGCGAGACGTTGGCTGACCACGGCCGTTGGAAGCGTGTCGAATCGGTCCCGATCGTCGAAGGCGCGTCCCCGGCGGATGGCGATGTCCATCACCTCGAAGTAGTCCGGTCCGACCGAGTGGTGGTTGACGTACGGATTTCTGACCTCATCGTCCGGACCTTGTCCGGTGACGCGTATGGCCACCGGCGCGCGCGGCGCGCCGCCCATCGGCAAGTTGTCGTCGAAGGTCACCGCCGTCACCCCGGGCAGCTCACGGAACCGCGACACGACACGATCGTGAAACGCACGCTCCTTCTCGAACGTGTCGTACGCCGCCCACCCCAACTCGACCCGAAACGTCAGCGTGTTCGCCGTGTCGAACCCGCGATCGACGCTAGTGAGGCGCCAGACGCTCTGCAGCATCAGGCTGGCGCCGGCGACGAGGACCACCGCGAGTGCGACCTCTCCCACGACGAGCAGCGTCCGCGGCAGACGGTGTTGGACGCCTTCTGACGATCCTCTTGTGCCCTCCTTAAGTGCGGCGTACGGCTGCTGCGAGGCGATACGGACCGCCGGCATGAGCCCGGTGACTAGTGCTGTCAGCACCGCGACGCTCATGAGAAAAGCCGCCACGTGCACGTCCACGTCGATCTGCATCCACGGAGGAAGCTGGACCGGGACCAGCCTCGTCAGCACCCGAACGCCGGCGAGCGCCAGTACCGCTCCCACGGCCGCGCCGCCAAGGGCGAGGACGATGCTGTCACCCTGGATTGCAGGGATGACGCGCCAGCGACCCGCTCCCAGGGCCGCGCGCTCGGCCATCTCACGGTGGCGCGCGATCGCGCGCGACAGCAGGAGGTTCGCCACGTTGGCGCACGCGACGGCCAGGACCAGCGCCACGGCGCCGAACAGCAGCAGCACGTACGGCCGGATCTGACCGGAGTACATTTCGCGAAGCGGGGTGACGCGAAAGCCGAGGCCGGCATTGGTGGCTGGGAATTCGCGCTCGAGCCGGTGCGCCAGGTCATCGATGGCGTCTCGCGCTCGCTCGAGGCCGACACCGGGCGCAAGGCGCGCAAGGACGTACCGCTCGCGGACGTCACGCCGCCGATACGACTGCGGGTCGGGCGCGATACCGGCGCTGCGGAAGAGATCGGAATGCGATGGAAAGTTGAACGCGGGCGGCATCACCCCGTGAATCGTGTAGCCGGGCGCGCCGTCGAGCGTCATCGATCGCCCGACGATATTCGGGTCCCGGTTGAACTTGCGCACCCACAGGCCGTGGCTGATGACGAGTCCGAAGCTGCGGGTGCGATCGAAGCTGGCGGGAAACGTCGATCCGACGAGCGGCTCGATCCCGAGCAGGCGAAAGAGATTATGGGTCGTGATCGTCGCTTGCAACTCTTCAGGTGTCCCGAAGCCGCTGGCGTTGTACATGCCCTGATCGGTGTACATCGCGGCGTCCTCGATCACCGGAAGCGCCAGCAGATCATCCAGCTCTGGCACTGCCAGCGCGCCGCCGTCCGCGTCGCCGCGGACGCTCGTCACGCGCACGAGCCGATCGGGCTCTCTGAACGGCGGATCCCGCAGCAGCAGACTGTTAATGGCGCTGAAAACGGCGGCGTTCGCGCCGATGCCGAGCGCCAGCGAGAGAATGGCAACGGCCGCGAACGCCGGGCGCTTGGCCAGGGACCGAATGCTGTCGCGGACGTCGCGACCGAACTGGAGCCCGGACAGCCAGGCCCAACCGTCACGCACCGCGTCCTTGTGCGCTTCGACGCTGCCAAACTTGGCGCGCGCCCGTCGGCGCGCTTCCCGCGGGTCGACTCCCGTCTCGCGCACCAATCGCTCCGTTTCCATGTCGAGATGGAAGCGGAACTCCTCGTCCATCCGCTGCTCGGCCTCTTCACGAAACAGCAGACGGCGGAGAAGGGAGCGGGCGGCGCCCACCCACCGCATCACGTGCTCCGCAACACCGCGCTAAGGCCTTCCGCGAAGCGCTGCCAACTGTCGATCTCCTCGCCGAGCGCTCGCCGGCCCGACGGCATCAGCCGGTAGTAGCGCGCCCGCCTGTTGTTGTCCGTCGTTCCCCAGTCGCTGCGAATCAGCCCCTGCTTCTCGAGGCGCTGGAGGGCCGGATACAGCGAGCCCTGGTTGACCTCCAGCACCCCCGAGGACATCTGCTGGA of the Acidobacteriota bacterium genome contains:
- a CDS encoding single-stranded DNA-binding protein, encoding MDVLVAVAEKLQERTRPLRFDGPVSHVYAPLDYAWAPHRMYLERYGRGPREILFVGMNPGPFGMAQTGVPFGDVTMVRDWLGIEAPVGRPEREHPRRPVLGFGIGRGEVSGARLWGWARDRFGTPERFFRRAFVWNYCPLCFVDDGGRNVTPDKLRPREARERLFAICDEALAATVEHLRPAVVVGVGRFAADRARPIAEAAGARCGAAPHPSPASPAANRGWPGIFDAALRELDVDI
- a CDS encoding PQQ-binding-like beta-propeller repeat protein; amino-acid sequence: MRFAIRRRLSLRRSRIAAGAFAAFAVTALLAAPALAQAPDRSPAADWPTYNRDLAGTRYSPLDQINTSNVGELQEVWSYRFHPEDGFIEGPSPAELFQQVTPIVVDGVMYLAAGNRVVALRPETGEEIWRHELSEGLASFRGVAYGPATDAHEARIYFTSLSKVIALKAATGERDAAFGDGGEAALRIPYTGVPVIYDDTLILGSSAFGPGQLHIAPHLNQPRGGGEPTRAWPRAIDATTGALLWEFPTLPTENDFGSETWGNQSWRNRIGNNVWAFTLTVDEERGLVYMPVSSPGSNFYGGDRPGSNLFANSTIAIDIRSGELAWYFQNIHRELWDYNLPPAPGLLDIERDGEVIPAVAQVGKSGWMFILNRVTGEPIHGIEERPVPVGDVPGEQYSPTQPFPLAPPAVSRVSVGPDDIVTPDDTTPEHAAACRELWDTVGYYNDGPYTPIRYRQEGTPPSLVFPGTGGGVNWNGTAYDPELGYLFVNSKDAPISGWMVENEEYGPGVEDQVAFVREAGPPFEAPIFDAAGERLGALPCFKPPWASLYAVHAASGEIAWQVPLGIDELLPEGKQRVGSRNVGGAIVTAGGLVFIGATVDRRFRAFDSRTGEELWTVAFDYNVEAVPITYAGSDGRQYVAANVSAPASGEPRGNERLVVFALP
- a CDS encoding helix-turn-helix transcriptional regulator, with translation MPDNVLVDVYRAIADPTRRAILDELVDRSGQSLFELCARLTMKHGINSSRQAITQHLDVLEAAGLISTRREGRSKLHWFEGGPLKAITERWPISTDEREFER
- a CDS encoding VOC family protein, with amino-acid sequence MRIHLASVPVDDQRKALRFYTETLGFQLKHNIPLGEHAWITVVSEEAPEGTQLVLEPDAHPAVRPFKRALVEDGIPWTSFAVDDVEAEHERLLARGVRFVQPPTDLGTVIVAVFDDSCGNLIQIAEEK
- a CDS encoding amidohydrolase family protein, whose product is MRARAQTQRTAAPSGPRADWLALTDEAVVEPELPIIDPHHHLWDRPGNRYLLEELLEDTNTHNVRQTVFVECTSMYRADGPEELRIVGETEFVQGVAAMSASGQYGETRVATGIVGSADLLLGDRVAPVLEAQIAASPQRFRGVRHRAAWAEPPVVARRPTGPEHLLLDPEFRRGYAHLRPYGLTFEGWLYHTHIADLADLADAFPDTTIIFNHLGGPIGIGPYAGRHDEVFEVWRPAVTELARRPNVVAKVGGIQMVVNGYGWHERDRPPTSDELLEANGDWYRHIIEAFGPQRCMFESNFPVDKLSCSYTVLWNQFKKLTRGFSADERAAMFHDTALRVYRLPRV
- a CDS encoding ABC transporter permease; translation: MRWVGAARSLLRRLLFREEAEQRMDEEFRFHLDMETERLVRETGVDPREARRRARAKFGSVEAHKDAVRDGWAWLSGLQFGRDVRDSIRSLAKRPAFAAVAILSLALGIGANAAVFSAINSLLLRDPPFREPDRLVRVTSVRGDADGGALAVPELDDLLALPVIEDAAMYTDQGMYNASGFGTPEELQATITTHNLFRLLGIEPLVGSTFPASFDRTRSFGLVISHGLWVRKFNRDPNIVGRSMTLDGAPGYTIHGVMPPAFNFPSHSDLFRSAGIAPDPQSYRRRDVRERYVLARLAPGVGLERARDAIDDLAHRLEREFPATNAGLGFRVTPLREMYSGQIRPYVLLLFGAVALVLAVACANVANLLLSRAIARHREMAERAALGAGRWRVIPAIQGDSIVLALGGAAVGAVLALAGVRVLTRLVPVQLPPWMQIDVDVHVAAFLMSVAVLTALVTGLMPAVRIASQQPYAALKEGTRGSSEGVQHRLPRTLLVVGEVALAVVLVAGASLMLQSVWRLTSVDRGFDTANTLTFRVELGWAAYDTFEKERAFHDRVVSRFRELPGVTAVTFDDNLPMGGAPRAPVAIRVTGQGPDDEVRNPYVNHHSVGPDYFEVMDIAIRRGRAFDDRDRFDTLPTAVVSQRLADRLWPGGDPIGQRLQLESTGRPHVWWTVVGVSAPVLHHELDGEPGFELYRAQAQVGTRGPYYVIRTRGDPMIIARAATAIVGETDPNQSFLDVQTYDRRVENRIWQRRLAGALFGSFAALALVLAAVGLYGVLSYIVSHQTRDIGVRRALGATSDGIVREILARGLRPAIAGIVLGLVLVVAFGRLIAGMLYAVSPVDPLTLVLAPTLLLAIAALACYVPARRATRVDPIVALRTE
- a CDS encoding PadR family transcriptional regulator — encoded protein: MTLRPQRDDLRGSLDLVILKTLSLGPMHGWGIGQRIQQMSSGVLEVNQGSLYPALQRLEKQGLIRSDWGTTDNNRRARYYRLMPSGRRALGEEIDSWQRFAEGLSAVLRST